The following are encoded in a window of Ruminiclostridium herbifermentans genomic DNA:
- a CDS encoding phosphoribosylformylglycinamidine synthase → MGNVKRLFVEKKQPYDVEAQGLLSDLKGTLGINGLESVKIVNRYDIEGINDDEYMMARNTIFSEPPVDFAYDEEYKIADGSRVFAVEYLPGQYDQRADSAAQCIQLLTQGERPEIKAARVIVLEGAISDDEFSAIKKYYINPVESQEAKMEKPDTLKTEIEQPEDVAIIEGFITMNEEQLSELLKEMGFAMSFDDIVFCQGYFKNTEKRDPSVTEMRMIDTYWSDHCRHTTFLTCIDSVKFEEGKYSEIIKDTFNDYKATREEIYKGRDDKDVCLMDVALLAMKALKKQGKLQDLDISDEINACSIVVKADINGKNEEWLVMFKNETHNHPTEIEPFGGAATCLGGAIRDPLSGRVYVYQAMRVTGSGDPRTKLEDTIPGKLPQKKITTGAAAGYSSYGNQIGLATGQVAEIYNEGYVAKRMEIGAVIGAAPRKNVVRMVPQAGDKIILLGGRTGRDGCGGATGSSKAHTEESLVSCGAEVQKGNPPTERKIQRLFRNPEASTLIKKCNDFGAGGVSVAIGELADGLEINLDVVPKKYEGLDGTELAISESQERMAVVVDEKDVEKFIDLASKENLEAVVVAEVTEAARLKMTWRGKKIVDLSREFLNSNGAKQRINIEVTAPKEQTYFDKFNNIKIDNITDKWIENLQNLNRCSQKGLVERFDSTIGANTVLMPFGGKTQLTPAEGMAAKLPLMEGDTTTGTLMSYGYNPDISMWSPFHGAVFAVVESIAKIVAMGGDYSKARLTFQEYFEKLGKDAKRWGKPLSALLGGYYAQLKLGTAAIGGKDSMSGSFMDLDVPPTLVSFAVDTVNVNNVISNEFKAAGSKVVMLKVGLDKNYLPDFEQLDKVYSHIHKMANEKAILSASSIREGGIAEIISKMAFGNMIGFTFENNIESEMLFKPFYGSIILELPENTDLEKVLNGLEYTLLGVTTSNAEININGTVIALDMLVQKWQEPLEKVFPTKVKQLNEQPVEYSFVAKSKIKPKAKIAKPRVFIPVFPGTNCEYDTKKVFENAGGIVETLVIRNMSHNDIEESIKEMERLINNSQIIMIPGGFSAGDEPEGSGKFIATAFRNPVVSEAVMNLLKQRDGLVMGICNGFQALIKLGLLPFGEIRDIDDSCPTLTFNTIGRHQSCLVNTRIASNLSPWLNNVKVGDIHTIAISHGEGRFTASEAVLKTLEANGQIATQYVDLNGKATYDIAYNPNGSVNAIEGITSPDGRIFGKMGHSERIGSNLYKNVPGQKDQKLFEAGVEYFG, encoded by the coding sequence ATGGGAAATGTTAAGAGGTTATTTGTTGAGAAGAAGCAGCCATATGATGTTGAAGCTCAGGGACTTTTATCTGATTTAAAGGGAACTTTGGGAATTAATGGACTAGAGTCTGTAAAAATAGTTAATAGGTATGACATAGAAGGAATAAATGATGATGAATACATGATGGCTAGAAATACTATTTTTTCTGAGCCGCCAGTGGATTTTGCTTATGATGAGGAATATAAGATTGCTGATGGAAGCAGGGTCTTTGCAGTTGAATATTTACCAGGACAATACGATCAGAGAGCAGATTCAGCTGCACAATGTATTCAGCTATTAACTCAAGGTGAAAGACCGGAAATAAAAGCAGCTAGAGTAATCGTGCTAGAGGGTGCAATTTCAGATGATGAATTTTCTGCGATAAAAAAATACTACATAAATCCTGTTGAAAGTCAAGAAGCAAAGATGGAAAAGCCTGATACATTAAAGACAGAGATTGAACAGCCAGAGGATGTTGCCATAATTGAGGGCTTTATAACTATGAATGAAGAACAGCTCTCAGAGCTTCTTAAAGAAATGGGCTTTGCAATGTCCTTCGATGATATTGTTTTTTGCCAAGGCTATTTTAAAAACACTGAAAAGCGTGATCCATCAGTAACCGAAATGAGAATGATTGATACATACTGGTCAGATCATTGCAGACATACTACTTTTCTAACCTGTATTGATAGTGTTAAGTTTGAAGAAGGTAAGTACTCAGAAATAATCAAGGATACCTTTAATGATTATAAAGCTACAAGAGAAGAGATTTATAAGGGCCGCGATGACAAAGATGTATGCCTTATGGATGTGGCGCTTTTAGCAATGAAGGCACTTAAAAAGCAGGGTAAGCTTCAGGATTTGGACATATCAGATGAAATAAATGCATGCAGTATAGTTGTTAAAGCAGATATAAACGGCAAGAATGAAGAATGGCTTGTTATGTTTAAAAATGAAACACACAATCATCCTACAGAAATAGAGCCTTTTGGTGGTGCTGCTACTTGCCTAGGCGGAGCAATAAGAGATCCATTGTCAGGAAGAGTATATGTTTACCAAGCAATGAGAGTTACAGGAAGCGGAGACCCAAGAACAAAGCTAGAGGATACAATTCCAGGTAAGCTTCCGCAGAAAAAGATAACTACTGGAGCAGCTGCTGGTTACAGTTCATATGGAAATCAAATTGGACTTGCAACAGGTCAGGTTGCTGAGATATATAATGAAGGCTATGTTGCTAAAAGAATGGAAATTGGTGCTGTAATTGGTGCTGCACCTCGAAAAAATGTAGTTCGTATGGTTCCGCAGGCAGGAGACAAGATTATATTACTAGGTGGAAGAACTGGAAGAGATGGCTGCGGAGGAGCTACTGGTTCATCAAAGGCTCATACTGAGGAATCATTAGTTAGCTGTGGTGCAGAGGTTCAGAAAGGTAATCCGCCAACTGAGAGAAAGATTCAGCGTTTATTCAGAAATCCTGAAGCAAGCACTTTGATTAAGAAATGTAACGATTTTGGTGCTGGTGGAGTATCTGTTGCTATTGGAGAATTGGCTGACGGACTAGAAATAAACCTTGACGTAGTTCCTAAAAAATATGAAGGTTTAGATGGAACAGAACTTGCAATTTCAGAATCTCAAGAGCGTATGGCAGTTGTTGTTGATGAAAAAGACGTTGAGAAATTCATTGATCTTGCATCAAAGGAAAATCTTGAAGCAGTTGTAGTTGCTGAGGTTACAGAAGCAGCTAGACTTAAAATGACTTGGAGAGGCAAAAAAATAGTTGATTTAAGCCGTGAGTTTCTAAATTCAAATGGAGCAAAGCAGAGAATAAATATTGAGGTAACTGCTCCAAAAGAACAGACTTATTTTGATAAGTTTAATAATATAAAGATTGATAATATAACAGACAAATGGATTGAAAATTTACAGAATTTAAATAGATGCAGCCAGAAGGGTCTTGTTGAAAGATTTGACTCAACAATAGGAGCAAATACTGTTCTAATGCCATTTGGCGGAAAGACTCAGTTGACACCAGCAGAGGGTATGGCTGCTAAGCTTCCTTTAATGGAAGGTGATACCACTACAGGTACATTGATGTCATATGGTTATAATCCTGACATATCAATGTGGAGTCCATTCCATGGCGCTGTTTTCGCAGTAGTTGAGTCAATAGCTAAAATTGTAGCAATGGGAGGCGACTACAGCAAAGCAAGACTTACATTCCAAGAGTATTTCGAAAAGTTGGGCAAAGATGCTAAACGTTGGGGCAAACCACTTAGTGCATTGCTTGGCGGATATTATGCGCAATTAAAATTAGGAACTGCTGCAATAGGCGGTAAAGACAGTATGTCAGGCAGCTTTATGGATTTAGATGTTCCGCCAACACTAGTATCCTTTGCTGTTGACACAGTTAATGTAAACAATGTTATCTCAAATGAATTTAAAGCCGCAGGCAGTAAGGTTGTAATGCTCAAGGTTGGATTAGATAAGAATTACTTGCCTGATTTTGAACAGTTGGATAAGGTATACAGCCATATTCACAAAATGGCAAATGAAAAAGCTATATTATCTGCAAGTTCAATAAGAGAAGGCGGTATTGCTGAAATAATAAGCAAAATGGCATTTGGAAATATGATTGGCTTTACTTTTGAAAATAATATAGAAAGTGAAATGCTTTTTAAGCCCTTCTATGGTTCAATAATACTAGAACTTCCTGAAAATACTGATTTGGAAAAGGTGCTTAATGGTTTAGAATACACATTACTTGGAGTAACAACAAGCAATGCCGAAATTAATATAAATGGAACTGTGATTGCACTTGATATGCTAGTTCAAAAATGGCAGGAACCGCTTGAAAAGGTATTCCCAACAAAGGTTAAGCAATTAAATGAACAACCTGTAGAATACAGCTTTGTAGCAAAATCAAAGATTAAGCCAAAAGCAAAAATAGCTAAACCAAGAGTGTTTATTCCAGTATTCCCAGGTACAAACTGCGAATATGATACAAAAAAAGTATTTGAAAACGCGGGCGGAATTGTTGAGACCTTAGTAATTAGAAATATGTCACACAATGACATTGAAGAGTCCATAAAGGAAATGGAAAGGCTTATAAATAATTCTCAAATAATAATGATTCCAGGTGGTTTTAGTGCTGGTGATGAACCTGAAGGATCTGGTAAATTTATAGCAACAGCCTTCAGAAATCCTGTTGTAAGTGAAGCGGTGATGAATTTACTCAAGCAAAGAGATGGCTTGGTAATGGGTATATGTAATGGCTTCCAGGCATTAATTAAGCTAGGCTTGCTTCCATTTGGTGAAATAAGAGATATAGATGATAGCTGCCCAACATTAACATTTAACACAATTGGACGCCATCAGTCTTGTTTAGTAAATACAAGAATAGCATCAAATCTGTCACCATGGCTAAATAATGTTAAGGTTGGTGACATTCATACAATAGCTATTTCTCATGGAGAAGGCCGCTTTACTGCAAGTGAAGCAGTACTAAAAACATTAGAGGCTAATGGACAGATTGCTACTCAATATGTTGACCTAAATGGAAAGGCAACCTACGACATTGCTTATAATCCTAATGGCTCAGTAAATGCAATTGAAGGTATCACAAGCCCTGATGGAAGAATATTTGGTAAGATGGGTCACTCAGAGAGAATAGGTTCAAACCTTTACAAAAATGTACCTGGTCAAAAGGATCAGAAGCTATTTGAAGCGGGTGTTGAATATTTTGGATAA